In Oryza brachyantha chromosome 2, ObraRS2, whole genome shotgun sequence, a single window of DNA contains:
- the LOC102710562 gene encoding putative ETHYLENE INSENSITIVE 3-like 4 protein, with translation MGPQSLAGANTFARRGTERSLNSRTSSQRSEHRRGGCKRESSRFFSEEWEMERVAEDQYGRGGGDGEQEDAAADAPELEQEELSDSESGSESIEISDLKKRMWKDQMLLMKLEGRAGGGRGVGAAAAAAGMSLEGDGQEEETPEVRCRRKAMLRAQDGVLRHMLKMMEACNARGFVYGVIDEAGEPMSGSSDSLRGWWKDNVSFDRAGPMALIGPAGDSPQGQGLASCLHRLQDIQDSTLGSVLSALIQHCEPPQRSFPLERGLAPPWWPTGQEPWWGSQGEMQAHQGAPPYRKPHDLKKAWKISLLSAVIKHMSPRYDQMRKLVWQSKRLQQKMSVKESDTWSKVLRQEEALNRRLKSSLQITPLDGDEDDDDEKDNDGLEDVVRGAQDKRKREYTRSDSGSSSSSSSGGKFPRPSGGGGGGGELELQLPIILPELAADEGRSPINELMKLYYSCLEGAGGAEGDLAALVPLPPEVLVGVDEVAQDVLFDIIGSCPEVDDVSRLMDD, from the exons ATGGGGCCCC AATCGCTCGCCGGTGCAAACACGTTTGCTCGCCGTGGTACAGAACGTTCCTTGAACTCGCGGACCAGCAGCCAGCGATCGGAGCACAGACGCGGTGGCTGTAAGAGGGAATCATCGCGTTTCTTCTCCGAGGAGTGGGAGATGGAGCGGGTGGCGGAGGACCAGTATGGCcgtggcggtggagacggaGAGCAggaggatgcggcggcggacgcgccGGAGCTGGAGCAGGAGGAGCTGAGTGACTCTGAGTCGGGGTCTGAATCTATCGAGATCTCCGACCTCAAGAAGCGGATGTGGAAGGACCAGATGCTGCTCATGAAGCTGGAGGGGCGCGCCGGTGGCGGAAGGGGTgtaggcgcggcggcggcggcggcagggatgTCGTTGGAGGGTGAcgggcaggaggaggagacgccCGAGGTGCGGTGCCGCCGCAAGGCGATGCTCCGGGCGCAGGACGGCGTCCTCCGGCACATGCTCAAGATGATGGAGGCGTGCAACGCGCGCGGGTTCGTGTACGGCGTCATCGACGAGGCCGGCGAGCCCATGTCCGGGTCCTCCGACAGCCTCCGCGGGTGGTGGAAGGACAACGTCAGCTTCGACCGCGCCGGGCCGATGGCGCTGATCGGCCCCGCCGGCGACAGCCCCCAGGGCCAGGGCCTGGCCTCCTGCCTCCACCGGCTGCAGGACATCCAGGACAGCACGCTGGGGTCGGTGCTCTCGGCGCTCATCCAGCACTGCGAGCCGCCGCAGCGCAGCTTCCCGCTGGAGCGCGGGCtggcgccgccgtggtggccgACGGGGCAGGAGCCGTGGTGGGGCTCCCAGGGCGAGATGCAGGCGCACCAGGGCGCGCCGCCGTACCGGAAGCCGCACGACCTCAAGAAGGCGTGGAAGATCTCCCTGCTCAGCGCCGTGATCAAGCACATGAGCCCGCGGTACGACCAGATGCGCAAGCTCGTGTGGCAGTCCAAGCGGCTGCAGCAGAAGATGAGCGTCAAGGAGTCCGACACGTGGTCCAAGGTTCTCCGGCAGGAGGAGGCGCTCAACCGCCGGCTCAAGAGCTCTCTCCAGATCACCccgctcgacggcgacgaggacgacgacgacgaaaaGGATAACGACGGCCTGGAGGACGTGGTCCGCGGCGCGCAGGACAAGCGCAAGCGCGAGTACACCAGAAGcgacagcggcagcagcagcagcagcagctccggcGGGAAGTTCCcccggccgagcggcggcggcggcggcggcggggagcttGAGCTTCAGCTGCCCATCATCCTCCCCGAGCTCGCGGCCGACGAAGGGCGTAGCCCGATCAACGAGCTGATGAAGCTGTACTACAGCTGCCTGGAgggggccggcggcgcggagggcgaCCTGGCCGCCCTggtcccgctcccgccggagGTGCTGGTCGGCGTCGATGAGGTGGCGCAGGACGTCCTGTTCGATATTATTGGGAGCTGTCCGGAAGTGGACGACGTGTCGCGGCTGATGGACGACTGA